Proteins from a single region of Sphaerochaeta globosa str. Buddy:
- the ptsP gene encoding phosphoenolpyruvate--protein phosphotransferase: MRIFKGIAASEGLAKGKALVHHHALMTAEKQHILADGVPGELEKFRGSLVTAKHTLQEHNVSDISKESKDILETHLLMLEDPEYIQQIEAYITTNLVCAQWAIDSVTSSMVSLLDQTDDELLRERAVDFKDVSLYLIDAIKGKGQRRMEHLNEDVILVADILMPSELFAMDKTHILGICLDGGGRASHVAILVRAFNIPTVLAAGGASKTVSDGDEMIIDGTYGEAFIRPDHTVSQMLDERYARWQQHEVELHQMATLSSTTTDGHEVLLKTNIQTANEVEAARACGASGIGLFRSEFLFMESLENPSEERQFEAYKQVIEAMAPKPVTIRTIDIGGDKVVSGLGIDEKNPILGWRAVRFCLSRKDIFTVQLRALLRASVYGKLQIMFPMISGGEELNAVLHLLEHVKEECRSERIPFDPYIKVGTMIEVPSAALCADILAKKVDFFSIGTNDLIQYTIAVDRGNEKIAYLYQPFHPGVLRSIRMIVQMAHQNNIPVSLCGEMASDPFCSVLLAGMGLDELSMGSQSLLQVRKILRSVSYQEAKELAEHVLEMDSYLTITTYIREWMHDRFDHFTTI; encoded by the coding sequence ATGAGGATATTCAAGGGGATAGCAGCTTCCGAGGGGTTGGCGAAGGGAAAGGCGTTGGTGCATCATCACGCTTTGATGACTGCAGAGAAGCAACATATCCTGGCCGATGGTGTCCCCGGGGAGCTGGAAAAGTTTCGGGGTTCACTAGTGACGGCAAAGCATACCCTGCAAGAGCACAATGTAAGTGATATCTCCAAGGAGTCGAAAGATATTCTGGAGACGCACTTGCTCATGCTCGAAGACCCTGAGTATATCCAGCAGATTGAAGCGTATATCACCACCAACCTCGTCTGTGCCCAATGGGCTATCGATTCAGTTACCTCCAGCATGGTAAGTCTGCTCGACCAAACTGATGATGAGCTGTTGCGGGAACGTGCCGTGGATTTCAAGGATGTCTCACTGTATTTGATTGATGCCATCAAAGGCAAAGGTCAGCGACGGATGGAGCACCTGAATGAGGATGTAATCCTTGTTGCCGATATCCTGATGCCCAGTGAACTCTTTGCCATGGACAAGACTCATATTTTGGGTATTTGTCTCGATGGCGGGGGAAGGGCCAGCCATGTGGCGATTCTGGTACGTGCCTTCAATATTCCCACGGTACTTGCTGCAGGCGGGGCCTCAAAAACGGTCAGCGACGGCGACGAGATGATCATTGACGGTACCTATGGTGAGGCGTTCATCAGACCCGACCATACCGTTTCGCAGATGCTCGATGAGCGGTATGCGCGTTGGCAGCAACATGAGGTGGAGCTGCATCAGATGGCTACTCTGTCGAGCACCACAACCGACGGCCACGAGGTGCTGCTGAAGACCAATATCCAGACAGCCAATGAGGTGGAGGCGGCTCGGGCCTGCGGTGCTTCCGGTATCGGTCTGTTCCGTTCTGAGTTCCTGTTTATGGAGTCTTTGGAAAATCCGTCAGAAGAACGGCAGTTTGAGGCTTACAAGCAGGTCATTGAAGCTATGGCACCCAAACCGGTAACCATCCGAACCATCGATATCGGTGGGGACAAGGTGGTCAGCGGTTTGGGTATCGATGAAAAGAACCCGATCCTCGGATGGAGGGCGGTCAGGTTCTGTCTCTCTCGCAAGGATATCTTTACCGTACAGCTAAGGGCGTTGCTCCGCGCCAGTGTCTACGGAAAATTGCAGATTATGTTCCCCATGATTAGCGGGGGGGAAGAGTTGAATGCGGTCTTGCACCTCCTTGAGCATGTCAAGGAAGAGTGTCGAAGTGAACGCATTCCCTTTGACCCCTATATCAAAGTGGGGACCATGATCGAGGTACCGTCTGCAGCCTTGTGTGCAGACATTCTGGCCAAGAAGGTGGACTTCTTTTCTATTGGAACCAATGACTTGATCCAATATACCATCGCCGTTGATCGGGGAAATGAGAAGATTGCCTACCTGTATCAGCCATTTCACCCCGGTGTGCTGCGATCGATCAGAATGATCGTCCAAATGGCACACCAAAACAATATACCGGTAAGCCTCTGTGGGGAGATGGCTTCCGATCCGTTCTGTTCCGTGCTGTTGGCAGGAATGGGACTGGATGAATTGAGTATGGGATCCCAAAGCCTGCTTCAGGTTCGAAAAATTCTTCGCTCTGTCTCCTACCAGGAAGCGAAGGAGCTTGCCGAGCACGTGCTGGAAATGGACTCCTATCTGACGATTACCACCTATATAAGGGAGTGGATGCATGACCGATTCGATCATTTCACCACCATCTGA
- a CDS encoding GerMN domain-containing protein, whose translation MENPIVTEKPRKRHTLVLFLIWLLFTLAVVVLSYPRVKKSIDDSGVLAVLKGSMTEQSTQTNKRNVEVVFVLFPETYQKYAVRQERLGGSAYHDTFEALLAGPTLEILKSGAVSYIHPDTTLRGVTLSSRILFVDFSKEYLLSSDLESARHQIRRTALNFSRVKDVVILVEGKRLT comes from the coding sequence ATGGAAAATCCAATCGTCACAGAAAAACCGAGAAAACGCCACACCTTGGTGTTGTTTCTCATCTGGCTGCTTTTCACCCTCGCAGTGGTGGTGCTCAGCTATCCGCGAGTCAAGAAATCCATTGACGATAGTGGTGTGCTGGCGGTGCTGAAAGGCAGCATGACCGAACAATCCACCCAAACAAACAAACGCAATGTGGAAGTGGTGTTTGTACTGTTTCCAGAAACCTACCAGAAATATGCCGTTCGCCAGGAACGCTTGGGAGGAAGTGCATACCACGACACCTTTGAAGCACTGCTTGCCGGTCCTACATTGGAAATCCTAAAGTCTGGAGCAGTCAGCTACATACACCCCGATACTACACTCCGAGGAGTCACCCTTTCATCGAGAATCCTCTTCGTGGACTTCTCCAAGGAGTATTTGCTCTCCTCCGATCTCGAATCGGCCAGGCACCAAATACGTCGGACTGCACTCAACTTCTCCCGGGTCAAAGATGTGGTGATTCTCGTCGAAGGGAAGCGGCTTACCTGA
- a CDS encoding TlyA family RNA methyltransferase, with amino-acid sequence MKARKVVLLQALSRQFDEYTKDQLTAFIVCRNVLVDGVLATDPRFLVDPNASFSFTFDTYVSRGGYKLEHALDQFGLGVQDLIMLDAGSSTGGFTDCLLKRGAKLVHSVDVGYNQLDWRLRTNSQVMVHEKQNIMTLEALDPACDAAVCDLSFRSIAGAASHILSLCKDGWLVSLIKPQFEVPKGLANFNGVVQDCTILMQVMRKVYDLLAEDEVGIHQLAKSPITGHKGNIEFLALLKLKPGLSKSELDEHLEILVR; translated from the coding sequence ATGAAAGCTCGCAAGGTTGTACTGCTTCAGGCCTTGAGCCGGCAGTTTGACGAGTACACCAAAGACCAGCTCACTGCTTTCATTGTATGCCGCAATGTGTTGGTGGACGGGGTACTCGCTACCGATCCCCGCTTTTTGGTTGACCCCAACGCATCGTTCTCTTTTACGTTTGATACCTATGTTTCCCGTGGTGGCTACAAACTGGAACATGCACTCGACCAATTTGGGTTGGGTGTGCAGGATTTGATTATGCTCGATGCCGGTTCTTCCACCGGAGGTTTCACCGACTGCCTGCTCAAGCGGGGTGCCAAGCTGGTGCACAGCGTCGACGTTGGGTACAACCAGCTCGATTGGCGGCTGAGAACCAACAGCCAAGTCATGGTGCACGAGAAACAGAACATCATGACCCTCGAAGCGCTCGATCCTGCTTGTGACGCCGCTGTGTGTGACCTCTCCTTCCGTTCGATTGCAGGGGCTGCAAGCCATATTCTCTCGTTGTGCAAGGATGGATGGTTGGTCTCATTGATCAAGCCGCAGTTCGAGGTTCCCAAGGGATTGGCAAATTTCAATGGAGTGGTTCAAGATTGCACTATTCTCATGCAAGTCATGCGTAAGGTGTATGATTTGCTTGCAGAAGACGAGGTGGGGATACATCAATTGGCTAAGAGTCCGATAACCGGACACAAGGGAAATATTGAGTTTCTTGCATTGTTGAAGCTGAAGCCTGGCTTGAGCAAGAGCGAGCTGGATGAACACTTGGAAATCTTGGTCAGGTAA
- a CDS encoding TIGR00282 family metallophosphoesterase, translated as MADAKTCVALLLGDVCGQPGSRALFLGLHTLVKEYRADVIVVNGENAANGFGLSAALMDQFFSLGVNVITSGNHIWQQDDLRPLLDSEKRLLRPANYPPQAPGHGAVVVDIKNYKVAVLNLQGRQSMSSIDCPFRVGMDQVQRLRKQTPLILVDFHAENSEEKEALAFHLDGKVSAVVGTHTHVQTADEKILPGKTAYITDLGLCGPSASVIGSDPAVSIAKQLTQMPLRTEIANTAPLLQGVCISLDVASGQALSIERFSRLYDI; from the coding sequence GTGGCTGATGCAAAAACATGTGTTGCCCTGCTGCTTGGGGATGTCTGTGGACAGCCCGGAAGCAGGGCGCTTTTTCTTGGATTACATACTCTGGTCAAGGAGTATCGTGCTGATGTGATCGTAGTCAATGGCGAAAATGCAGCCAATGGCTTCGGTCTTTCAGCCGCTCTGATGGACCAGTTTTTCTCCCTCGGGGTCAATGTGATTACCAGTGGCAATCATATCTGGCAACAGGATGACCTCAGGCCTCTGCTCGATAGCGAAAAGCGCTTGCTCAGACCTGCAAACTACCCACCCCAGGCTCCCGGGCATGGGGCGGTGGTGGTAGACATCAAGAACTATAAAGTTGCTGTGCTGAATCTTCAAGGTCGCCAATCGATGAGCAGTATTGACTGCCCGTTCCGAGTGGGCATGGATCAGGTACAGCGCTTAAGAAAGCAAACACCCTTGATTCTGGTCGATTTTCATGCGGAAAACTCCGAGGAAAAGGAAGCACTTGCCTTTCACTTGGATGGCAAGGTCTCCGCTGTGGTGGGAACACACACCCATGTTCAGACTGCTGATGAGAAAATACTCCCCGGAAAAACCGCCTATATCACCGATTTGGGTCTCTGTGGTCCATCGGCAAGCGTCATCGGTTCCGATCCCGCTGTCTCGATTGCCAAACAACTGACACAGATGCCCCTGCGTACCGAGATTGCCAATACAGCACCCCTGTTGCAAGGAGTATGTATCAGCTTGGATGTCGCAAGCGGACAGGCCCTTTCGATTGAGAGATTCTCAAGGTTGTACGATATCTGA
- the rny gene encoding ribonuclease Y has translation MERILIILLSCLIGIILGWLSRWLYAKFKLTSVEQRAIRLNEEAIKEAEAKSKELLLETRDQLLKEQQQQEREARERRSELQRLERRLLQKEENLEHKQTELDAIRKQLGDREAGLSRKELEVAEKEGSLITELERIAGMSADEAKNIIMETMYNDARRDAQLMINKIEQEAQLSADKKARDIVVTSIQRLATEVVGDVTISSVSLPSDEMKGRIIGREGRNIRTLETLTGVDVIIDDTPEAVVISCFDPVRKEIARVALERLVQDGRIHPARIEEVVNKVTKEIGRIIADEGEKVIFDLGIHNVGPETIRALGRLHFRTSYGQNVLSHSKEVAILSGMIASEIGANSELAMRSGLLHDIGKGIETESDANHAELGADMAKRLGEDPRVVNAILAHHNDTDPQTIEAVIVQIADAISAARPGARRETLDNYIKRLESLEQIAESFSGVDKAYAIQAGRELRILVNNDQVTDDGAKEIAKGIAGRIEAELRYPGRIKVTIIREMRVVEYAR, from the coding sequence ATGGAACGTATACTTATCATCCTCCTTAGTTGTCTTATTGGTATCATCTTAGGTTGGTTAAGCCGTTGGCTGTATGCGAAATTTAAGCTTACCTCGGTCGAACAGAGAGCGATCAGGCTGAACGAGGAAGCGATAAAGGAAGCGGAAGCAAAGAGCAAAGAGCTCTTGCTTGAGACTCGGGATCAGTTGTTGAAAGAACAACAACAGCAGGAACGAGAGGCTAGAGAAAGGCGAAGTGAGCTGCAACGCTTGGAGAGGAGACTTCTTCAGAAGGAAGAGAATCTCGAGCACAAGCAGACTGAATTAGATGCTATCAGGAAGCAATTAGGAGACCGGGAAGCAGGACTTTCCCGGAAAGAACTTGAGGTTGCCGAGAAAGAAGGCAGCCTGATTACAGAACTTGAACGTATCGCTGGTATGTCCGCTGATGAGGCTAAGAACATCATCATGGAGACAATGTACAACGATGCGAGGAGAGATGCGCAGCTCATGATCAATAAGATTGAGCAGGAAGCGCAACTTTCCGCTGACAAAAAAGCGCGTGATATCGTAGTAACCTCAATCCAGAGGCTTGCCACGGAAGTCGTCGGTGATGTGACAATCAGTTCGGTAAGTCTGCCCAGTGATGAAATGAAGGGCAGGATTATTGGTCGTGAGGGAAGAAACATCCGTACGCTTGAAACCCTCACCGGGGTTGATGTCATCATCGATGATACTCCAGAAGCTGTGGTCATCTCGTGTTTTGACCCGGTCCGCAAGGAGATCGCCAGAGTGGCTTTAGAGCGTCTGGTTCAGGATGGACGTATTCATCCTGCACGTATCGAAGAAGTCGTCAACAAAGTCACCAAAGAAATTGGAAGAATTATCGCCGACGAAGGGGAGAAGGTCATTTTCGATCTTGGTATCCATAATGTCGGTCCGGAAACCATTCGTGCATTGGGAAGGTTGCATTTCAGGACCAGTTATGGCCAGAACGTGCTTAGCCATTCCAAGGAAGTAGCTATACTTTCCGGTATGATCGCCAGTGAGATCGGAGCAAACAGCGAGCTTGCGATGCGCTCTGGGTTGCTTCACGACATCGGCAAGGGTATTGAGACTGAGAGTGATGCGAACCACGCAGAACTTGGCGCCGATATGGCCAAGCGTCTTGGTGAGGACCCGAGGGTGGTTAATGCCATTCTGGCTCACCACAATGATACCGATCCTCAGACTATTGAGGCGGTCATTGTGCAGATTGCAGATGCAATCAGTGCCGCACGCCCTGGAGCCCGTCGTGAAACTTTGGACAACTACATCAAACGCCTTGAATCTCTTGAGCAGATTGCTGAGAGCTTCTCCGGTGTTGACAAGGCCTATGCCATCCAGGCAGGTCGTGAGTTGAGGATTCTGGTGAACAACGACCAGGTCACCGACGATGGAGCCAAGGAGATCGCCAAGGGCATCGCCGGCCGCATTGAAGCTGAACTGAGATATCCGGGCCGAATCAAGGTGACCATCATCCGTGAGATGAGGGTCGTCGAATACGCTAGGTAG
- the rplQ gene encoding 50S ribosomal protein L17: MKHRIGFNALSRNSAHRKALKRNMVTSLFRYERIETTKAKALEVRKMAEKMITRAKIDSVANRRQIARDITDEAISAKLFTEIAPLFVERKGGYTRILKTGNRLGDAAEMVILELVEKTAKPEKKAEKKSEKAEKKAEKPAKKAEKSDKEEK; the protein is encoded by the coding sequence ATGAAGCATAGGATTGGATTCAATGCGCTTAGTAGGAACTCTGCTCACCGCAAGGCCCTCAAGCGCAACATGGTGACCTCCCTGTTCAGATATGAACGGATTGAGACCACCAAGGCAAAGGCTCTGGAAGTTCGCAAAATGGCAGAGAAGATGATTACCCGTGCCAAGATTGACAGCGTTGCAAATCGCCGTCAGATCGCCCGGGACATCACCGATGAAGCAATTTCTGCAAAGCTTTTCACAGAGATCGCCCCTTTGTTTGTCGAGCGGAAGGGCGGTTATACCCGCATCCTGAAGACCGGCAACCGACTCGGCGACGCTGCCGAGATGGTAATCCTCGAGCTGGTTGAGAAGACCGCAAAGCCCGAGAAGAAGGCTGAAAAGAAGTCTGAAAAGGCTGAGAAGAAAGCCGAAAAGCCAGCCAAGAAGGCTGAGAAGAGTGACAAAGAGGAAAAATAA
- a CDS encoding DNA-directed RNA polymerase subunit alpha — MARKNLLKGFKKPKGITFEHSAVEPNYGKFIAYPFERGFGTTIGNTLRRVLLSSIQGYAVTAVKFTSFNEDGVPHLISSEYEQLPGVREDIADIIAALKKLQIRMPEDSEGTNLLIECKGPGIVTGANFERDQVEITNKDLVLFTMMDDANIEMEVQIDLGRGYVPSEINEKYVEEIGTIPIDATFSPVTRVKYSIEPTRVGYRSDYDKLTLEIYTDGTIAPQNALAEAAKIAKEYFQIFINFDETLISNNDEVDEEEERVRKILNTSVEELELTVRSSNCLKNANIRTIGDLTKKTEEEIAKTRNFGKKSLQEIKEKLKEWNLSLGMTDYSVLKTAIKVPGNKEEENEA; from the coding sequence ATGGCACGCAAAAACCTTCTGAAGGGCTTCAAGAAGCCCAAGGGGATTACCTTCGAACACAGCGCAGTTGAGCCGAATTATGGTAAATTCATCGCCTATCCATTTGAGAGAGGTTTTGGAACCACGATTGGTAACACGCTTAGGAGGGTGCTCCTCTCATCGATCCAGGGGTATGCCGTCACTGCCGTAAAGTTCACCAGCTTCAATGAGGATGGTGTTCCCCACCTGATTTCCAGCGAGTATGAACAGCTTCCTGGTGTCCGCGAAGATATCGCTGACATCATTGCTGCTCTGAAGAAGTTGCAGATTAGGATGCCCGAAGATTCGGAGGGAACCAACCTCCTTATCGAGTGCAAGGGACCCGGCATTGTAACCGGCGCAAACTTCGAGCGTGACCAGGTTGAGATCACCAACAAGGATTTGGTTCTCTTCACGATGATGGATGATGCCAACATCGAGATGGAAGTCCAAATCGACCTTGGCAGGGGCTATGTCCCGTCTGAAATCAACGAGAAGTATGTGGAAGAGATTGGGACTATACCCATCGACGCCACGTTCTCACCGGTTACCCGCGTTAAGTATTCAATTGAACCCACCCGTGTCGGCTATCGTAGCGATTACGACAAGTTAACACTGGAAATCTACACTGATGGTACGATTGCACCACAGAATGCTCTTGCTGAAGCTGCAAAGATTGCGAAGGAATACTTCCAGATCTTCATCAATTTCGACGAGACTCTGATCAGCAATAACGATGAGGTGGACGAAGAGGAAGAGAGAGTTCGCAAGATTCTCAATACCTCGGTTGAAGAGCTCGAACTTACTGTTCGATCCAGCAACTGCTTGAAGAACGCCAATATCCGTACGATTGGTGATCTCACCAAGAAGACTGAGGAAGAGATTGCAAAAACGAGGAACTTCGGTAAGAAGAGCCTCCAGGAAATCAAGGAAAAGCTGAAAGAATGGAATCTCAGTCTCGGGATGACAGACTACAGTGTTCTGAAGACAGCAATCAAAGTACCTGGGAACAAGGAAGAAGAGAATGAAGCATAG
- the rpsD gene encoding 30S ribosomal protein S4: MARYTGPKCRYCRAERTKLFLKGERCHSGKCPMNDTKSTGLPGKDPRARSKKPTDYGLQLREKQKLKRTYCMLEKQFKLTFDEAARIPGKTGENLIMLLEQRLDNVVFRLHFAASRNQAAQFVNHGHIFVNGKRVSIPSYRLRPGDVVSVGVKGQKMLMIKENLKEYTKSGVCQWLSLDVDAMKGTFVAVPRRSEVTELEKINEQLVVELYSR, encoded by the coding sequence ATGGCAAGATATACTGGACCTAAGTGCAGATATTGCAGAGCCGAGAGGACCAAGTTGTTCCTCAAGGGAGAGCGTTGCCACAGCGGCAAGTGCCCGATGAACGACACCAAGTCCACCGGCCTTCCGGGCAAGGATCCCCGAGCCCGTTCAAAGAAGCCGACCGACTACGGTTTGCAGCTGCGCGAGAAGCAGAAGCTGAAGAGAACCTATTGCATGCTCGAGAAGCAGTTCAAACTGACCTTCGACGAAGCAGCAAGAATTCCCGGTAAGACTGGTGAGAATTTGATCATGCTTTTGGAGCAGAGGCTCGACAACGTGGTGTTCCGTCTCCACTTTGCAGCCAGCCGCAACCAGGCAGCTCAGTTTGTCAACCACGGCCACATTTTTGTGAATGGAAAGCGTGTGAGCATTCCTTCCTATCGCCTTCGCCCCGGTGACGTAGTCAGCGTTGGAGTAAAGGGTCAGAAGATGCTTATGATTAAAGAAAACCTCAAGGAATACACCAAGTCCGGTGTCTGCCAGTGGCTGAGTCTGGATGTGGATGCAATGAAGGGTACCTTCGTAGCAGTTCCGAGAAGAAGTGAAGTCACCGAGCTCGAGAAGATTAACGAGCAGCTGGTTGTCGAGTTGTATTCCAGATAA
- the rpsK gene encoding 30S ribosomal protein S11: MATAKRKVKKTVYEGNVYIQATFNNTIVTVTDLNGNAVSWASAGGLGFRGAKKSTPYAAQTTAEKAAKAAMDSGLQEVNVFVKGPGVGRESAIRTLGVLGLKVRSIRDVTPIPHNGCRPRKSRRV; this comes from the coding sequence ATGGCTACAGCAAAACGTAAAGTCAAAAAAACGGTATACGAAGGAAACGTCTATATTCAGGCGACCTTTAACAATACCATTGTTACCGTAACCGACCTCAACGGGAATGCGGTATCTTGGGCAAGTGCTGGCGGACTTGGGTTCCGCGGTGCTAAGAAGTCCACTCCCTATGCAGCACAGACCACTGCCGAGAAGGCAGCCAAGGCTGCTATGGATAGTGGGTTGCAGGAAGTGAATGTATTTGTGAAGGGACCTGGTGTTGGCCGTGAAAGCGCCATCAGGACGTTGGGTGTGCTCGGACTTAAGGTTCGCTCCATTCGTGACGTCACCCCCATCCCCCACAATGGATGCAGACCTCGCAAGAGTAGAAGAGTCTGA
- the rpsM gene encoding 30S ribosomal protein S13 produces the protein MARIAGVDLPNKAVKIALTYIYGIGRFSAVEICEKTNINPDTNINTLSSEDLAVLRKVIEEEYKVEGRLRTEVALNIKRLMDIGCYRGLRHRKGLPVHGQRTKTNARTRKGKKKTVAAKKK, from the coding sequence ATGGCGAGAATTGCAGGTGTAGATTTGCCGAACAAGGCAGTGAAAATCGCCTTGACCTATATCTACGGGATCGGTAGGTTTTCGGCGGTTGAGATTTGTGAAAAAACAAATATTAATCCCGATACCAACATCAACACCCTTTCCAGTGAGGATCTTGCAGTACTTCGTAAGGTAATCGAGGAAGAGTACAAGGTTGAGGGACGTCTGAGAACAGAAGTCGCTCTGAATATTAAGCGCCTTATGGACATCGGCTGCTATCGTGGCCTTCGTCATCGTAAGGGTCTTCCGGTACACGGACAGCGGACGAAGACCAATGCCCGTACTCGCAAGGGTAAGAAGAAGACCGTTGCGGCTAAGAAGAAATAA
- the rpmJ gene encoding 50S ribosomal protein L36, with protein MKVRASVKPICDKCKVVRRNGVVRIICDNPKHKQRQR; from the coding sequence ATGAAAGTAAGAGCAAGTGTCAAACCGATTTGTGACAAGTGCAAAGTAGTCAGACGGAATGGGGTAGTCCGCATTATTTGTGACAATCCCAAGCACAAGCAGAGACAACGATAA
- the secY gene encoding preprotein translocase subunit SecY, whose protein sequence is MANSLVEMYRIKDLRKKIFITLGLLIVSRVGAVIPIPGIDPEVLKLFFLSQSSSSNIGLTEYLNFFSGGAFSNFSLFMLGVMPYISTQIIVQLLMLVIPSLKKLAQDPSGHKKIQQYTRYGTIVVCLIQSYVVTIYANSIPGVMTMGIVPFTLVAMLTVTTGSMLLIWIGNKITQWGIGNGISLLIFAGIVARFPEAMSVLFRSISAGVLNPIVVLVVFVMFLVVVALVVYEEQGVRKIPVNYAKRVVGRKMYGAQSTYIPIKVNPSGVIPVIFASALLSFPLQIATTLGPEVRWLAAFANWLNPQGAPYLIIYALLIIAFAFFYTQVSMNPVEMAKQIRENGGSVPGVRTEKLEEYLTRVLNRIVLPGSLFLAFIALIPTLVQKFFNFPSTVAMLFGGTSLLILVGVDLDTMRQIEGIMKMHHYDGFNVGGKKSKHI, encoded by the coding sequence ATGGCAAACTCCTTAGTTGAGATGTATAGAATTAAGGATCTTCGGAAGAAGATTTTCATTACCCTGGGCCTGTTGATTGTCAGCAGGGTCGGGGCCGTGATTCCTATTCCCGGGATTGATCCGGAAGTTCTGAAACTGTTTTTTCTTTCACAGAGTTCAAGTTCTAACATCGGTTTGACTGAGTATCTGAACTTTTTCTCTGGCGGAGCATTTTCCAACTTCTCACTCTTTATGCTTGGCGTTATGCCTTACATCAGCACACAGATTATTGTGCAGCTGTTGATGTTGGTCATTCCCTCGTTGAAGAAGCTGGCTCAGGACCCGTCAGGCCATAAGAAGATTCAACAGTATACCAGGTATGGTACTATTGTTGTTTGTCTGATTCAGTCGTATGTAGTAACCATCTACGCCAATTCCATTCCCGGCGTGATGACTATGGGTATCGTTCCCTTCACGTTGGTAGCAATGCTGACTGTGACAACCGGTTCGATGCTCTTGATTTGGATCGGTAATAAGATCACCCAGTGGGGTATCGGAAACGGTATCAGCTTGTTGATCTTCGCCGGTATCGTCGCAAGATTCCCCGAGGCCATGTCGGTCTTGTTCAGAAGCATCTCCGCGGGTGTTCTGAATCCGATTGTAGTCTTGGTGGTGTTTGTGATGTTCTTGGTGGTTGTCGCTCTCGTCGTGTATGAAGAGCAGGGTGTCCGCAAGATTCCCGTGAACTACGCTAAGCGTGTGGTAGGCCGGAAGATGTATGGTGCACAGAGCACATATATCCCTATCAAGGTCAACCCCTCGGGCGTAATCCCGGTAATTTTTGCAAGTGCATTGCTCTCCTTCCCGCTGCAGATCGCTACTACCTTGGGCCCAGAAGTAAGGTGGCTTGCCGCCTTTGCTAATTGGCTGAATCCGCAGGGTGCCCCCTATCTGATTATCTACGCCCTGTTGATCATAGCGTTTGCTTTCTTCTATACGCAGGTGTCTATGAACCCGGTTGAGATGGCCAAGCAGATTCGTGAGAATGGTGGCTCGGTGCCCGGTGTCCGGACCGAGAAATTGGAAGAGTACCTTACCAGGGTTCTCAACCGCATCGTTCTTCCCGGCTCCCTTTTCTTGGCTTTTATCGCCTTGATTCCCACGCTGGTACAGAAGTTCTTTAACTTCCCTTCGACTGTGGCCATGCTCTTTGGTGGAACGTCACTGCTGATTCTTGTCGGCGTTGACTTGGATACCATGCGTCAGATTGAGGGTATCATGAAAATGCACCACTACGATGGGTTCAATGTGGGTGGCAAGAAGTCAAAACATATTTAG
- the rplO gene encoding 50S ribosomal protein L15, with protein sequence MGQINAPKGANMKKTIVGRGASSKGRSCGRGHDGQNSRSGGGVRLGFEGGQNPLYRRVARRGFSNSVFGQEYVVVSLDVISANFEDGDVVTLDALKDAGLVKGYNAQAKILSNGELTKKVVIDGLKVSASAIEKIKAAGGEIR encoded by the coding sequence ATGGGACAGATTAATGCACCGAAGGGTGCAAATATGAAAAAGACTATCGTAGGTCGTGGCGCTTCCTCAAAGGGTCGCTCCTGCGGTAGAGGTCATGATGGACAGAACTCCCGCTCCGGCGGCGGCGTCCGTCTTGGCTTTGAGGGCGGTCAGAATCCTCTGTATCGCCGTGTCGCTCGTAGGGGTTTCTCGAACAGCGTCTTCGGTCAGGAGTACGTAGTCGTGTCCCTGGATGTGATTTCCGCCAACTTTGAGGATGGAGATGTAGTTACCCTCGACGCCCTTAAGGACGCTGGGTTGGTTAAGGGTTACAATGCACAGGCCAAAATCCTGAGCAATGGGGAACTGACCAAGAAGGTAGTCATTGACGGACTGAAGGTTTCCGCAAGCGCAATCGAAAAGATTAAAGCTGCGGGCGGCGAAATCAGATAA
- the rpmD gene encoding 50S ribosomal protein L30 yields MAEVKKIKVTLIKGLSGRLPNQRRTIKALGLNKISSSVVHDATPANLGMVRVVAHLVKVEEM; encoded by the coding sequence ATGGCTGAAGTTAAGAAGATCAAGGTCACCCTGATCAAAGGCCTATCAGGTCGCCTGCCAAATCAGCGCAGGACTATCAAGGCTTTGGGGCTCAACAAGATTTCCAGCTCGGTTGTACATGATGCCACCCCTGCAAACCTTGGGATGGTCCGTGTAGTAGCTCACCTTGTGAAAGTCGAGGAGATGTAA